TTgctccaattttctttttctctgttagaCTGACCTCCAATGCAGGGTGAGCCATGGGGCTCAGGAGGTGAATAACAACCAAAGCCTAGCTAGCCTGGCCTACAGAGCTCTCTCCAAAATGGGTAACTCACCATATCTTCAGGGTCTGGAATTTTCACTCCACTGAAGTACTGATTCGTGCTAAACACTTGCTGGTGCCTAGGAATGAGATCCCCTTtggacaagaaaagaaaaaggtaagtgAAATTGGTTAGCAAACACTGATCTATGGTTTTCTTCCATCAATGCTGTGTTTGTCTGTGCCCATATGCATGGACACTGCAGTGTTCTTGGGCAATCAGAAGGAGAGGCATTCAGGCAACCCACAGCAACCTGTATTGATCCCTACGGTGGACAGCACACTGTGTTAGGCACAGAGGAggcaagcaacagaaactgagGGCTACAAGCTTCTTGCTCTCAGGTTCTTGTTCTCAGAGCCTACAGTGTACTGAAGGAACCCAAACCAAACAACTCAGaagcacatgcacacaaataaaataatgccttttaaaaaacagcaaaacgGCAACAACcacaaatcaaaatcatattaaCTGAATCCTGATAGgtgaagataaaattttattgcCCTAGCACTTATAACAGTGTCTAACATAgagcaagcactcaataaatatttgaagaaggaagagagggagggaggaagagagggagggagggaggggaggggaggggaagggaaggaaggaagaaatcacGGATTTTCTAGCTAGAAGGAATACATTTCCACATTGGGACCATCTTTTCTTATTTCACCAGTTAGCAATCACATGGAAATCCCATTTCATCTACTGTTTAGAAGCACTTACAATGTGACATAATGAAACAAGAAGAGTATTTCTATATTTTAGGGGACTCTAGGAAGCTCCTCCTGCCCACATTTCCATCACATCAGCTAAAATCCCCTTTATGTAAAATTCTATATTACACTTGAAGAGGGATTTTGTTCAGAGAATATAGGGAGATACTCAAAGGTGTTCTCCTGGGGCACAACCAGGCCCATTTCCCAGAGCACTGTGGGAGTTCCTACTCCAGGGTATCAAATTATTACTGATGCATCCTAGAAATTTACCTCTCACTCAAATGCAAAAACTGCTGCCTCGCCTCATTTTGGGTGAGCAACCAAGATATACCCTCAATGCCTTGTCCCAGATCTCAGTGAGCAGCATCATGAGCACAATTCCTTGCACCTTAATAACCTTCTTCCTCCAGTGCCAGAGGGGTGACATGGGGAGGCTGTCCTAAAATCACTAGAGGAAACACAGCCAAGAAAGGCTGAGTGCCCCTGGAAGGCCTACAAAGCGCCTTCCATGTCACCCAACAAAGTCAAGCtatcagcaaacatttattgccTACAATGTGCAGACACTGGTGGAGGGTAAGTAGAAATATAAGACGTGGTCTCACCATCAGGAAGTTTACAGTATCTTTGGGAAGATAAGATTACAAGGGAAGGCATGGCGATGGCAGTTCCTACAAGAGTTTAGAGGAGGAAAAGTTTACCTTAAACTGCGATACTCAGGCGAGTAGTGTCTAAACTCCCTGACTTTGGAAGAGGGCAATCACtactgatgggtttttttttctcatcttccctcccttctcccctgcccttcccctccGCCTCCAAGggtagagagaaaggaaagggcaCTGGGGTGGGAAAGCAAGACGGACTGAGTGACATTACAACTAGCTTTCCTCCTGACACTTAGAAGGTTGGGAATCATTCTCCATAGAGTCTGAATAATCCAAACTAGTCAGGCAGGCTGGGATTAAGGACATCCAAATGGATTACCCCATCGTCATAAACAAGGTAAACCATGAAAGCATTCTGTAAACTGCTAAGCCCTTACAGAAATGtgagtttttattgttgttattgtcattattaatGTTTTAACTTGATCCAAACTGCTCAAGAATCTTGGGTTGTTTTTGGACAATgagtaagtactcaataattgttaactattttaattaaaacaaatatggCCACCTTTAATGGAGTCATTTAAATGAGGCTTCGAGTTTTCCTCTTTCCTAACTAATGCCTTAAAGGGCATTAGGTGAGACTGAGAACTTGGCTCTGCCCTGCCCCAACCTGGggaaatatccagttttccaaaaGGTGGGACAAAAACACCACTTACCCAAGGTCTTCCTAATCAGATACAGCTGATCCACATCCGATTTTCCTGGCCACAGAGGCACTCCTGACAGCAGCTCAGCAAAGACACAGCCAATTGCCCAAACATCCACCGGGGGGCCGTACTGCGTGTCCCCCACCAGCAGCTCAGGGGAGCGGTACCACCTGGTAGCCACGTAGTCTGTATAGTAGTCACTCGGTCCAGCTAGCCAGTGATGGAACATGGAAAACAAACAGCAGCGGAAGGCTGGAATCAAAACTGAGGGGGAGATCTCAGAAGTCAAGCCTGTGCCCAATTTTGTGGCCTTTCTATATCGCTGGTTCTCAATTCTAGTTGCACATTCAAAtcacttaaataaatattttgtaaattactGATGCTCAAGCCACACTCCAGTCCAATTAAAACAGAATCCCTGGGGAGGgtctggggggggggggggggttatTTGGCTTAGAATTTAAAGTTccctgggcacagcggctcacacttgtaatcccagcactttgggaggccgaggtaggtggtttgcttcagcccaggagttcgagaccagcctgggcaatgtggtgaaaccccgtctctacaaaaaaaatacaaaacttagccaggtgtggtggctcatgcctgtagtcccagcaattcaggaggctgaggtgggaggatcacctgaactgGGGAGGTCGAGACTGTGGTgggctgtgactgtgccactgcactccagcctgggcaacagagtgagaccctgtctcaaaaaaaaaaaaaaaaagttccccaggtgattctaatctGCCTCCAAGGTTGAAAGCCACTATTCTAAAGTAGCACTTCTGAAAAGTATTTTAGCAAGAAATGGTAGAAATCAGGGAGGTAAGATACTTTTTAATAACTACTTTACTGTGGTATAATTTATGGATAGCATACATAGGTAAACCATTGTATTATCTACACATTTTCGGtaattacaaaattataatttatagcaCACTTATGCCCTAAATATACAAGTACTATCTTGTATACTTCTAGAGCATTTAGATCCTTTGTTGTATcaagaactttttcattttttatacttaacaaaagaaaatgtcaataCTCACTCAAAAGCCGAGCAaatccaaagtcacaaagcttaATCACGGAATGTTTCGTGATGAGGATATTTTCTGGCTTCACGTCTCTATGTATGCACTAGTgtaacaaatcaaaacaaaaacaatattaagGCTGAACTATATATGGGATAAATGAAACACATGACTATTTAGCAAATATTGGATAAATCATTTAAATCTCTCCTTGGCCTGTTGGACAACAGCAAAAGAGCAGCCTAAAATAAATCTAGTACCATGCCTGTCAGAGCCTGAATCATCCCAAATTCCTAAAAGGCCCAAAAGAGCCAAGAagagtgaaaggaaaatgaaagtagGGTAGCCGGTCTTAGCAGAgaaaaatacaggacacccagttaaatttgaatttcagataaacaaataatttttttaggatAATACATCCCATGAAGCACTTGGGATGTACTTATACTAAAAGTTAtgcttgtttatctgaaattcaaatttaacaggGTGTCCTGTATTTAATCTGACAGTTTTAGGTGAAAGGGAAAATGTTGAAAGGTCCGGGTGAGGCTGCATCATGGTTGCAGGAGCTGCAAATTGGTGCATAAGCAGAATTCACAATTCAGTTGTTTAACTGTGAACAGAACACAGTCAGCCTCGTAAACAGGACAAGCCCTGGGCCTGCTGAGATAAGCTGGGAAGAGAAGGGTGGCAACCACAGCTTGCCAAGAGATttcccttccagctctgacattCATCCGGACAAGATAAACAAGAGTAGGCAGCAGCCCTCACCCTCTGGGGAGAGTCGCTAGATGTCAGCTCTGTCCCACACACAAGTGCTCTGAGAGCTGCAGCCACCCCTCGAGATGCGGCCCCCCCTCCAGAATTTAGACTCAAATCACCTGTGGTTTccagcccacagccaacattctTAAACAGGgtgatcttagagaaaagaacGTTTGAGAATCTTCACATGATTTTCTCATTAAATGACAATTTCTTTGGCAAAGAACAAATCAACAACCTAATTaagagttactttttttttttttttttttgagttgggtcAAAATACTGCTCAGGGTCCCTAATAATCTTCCTCTTTCCCAAGTGTTTTCCTCTTAGGAGGAGAATGCTAGATCGTTTGCAACCTGAGAGACCCTCTTTGGCCTGCAGCCTGAAACCCTGGGGTTATTCTTAAGAATCTGGAGAGGACTTGGGTTCTTCTTGGGCATGACCAGTTCTCACTCCAAAGGACCTTCAGGATGAGAGATCAGTGTCAATGTTTCCCCATGGGTATTTATTATTCTGGAAAATTTGGGGTAAATAAAACAACTTTGGGATTTTATTATAATCGATCTGGTTCTTAGCAATTAACATCCTGAGATCTCTATTCTTTTTACCACTGGCTTCACATATTGCTATAAATGGGTACACCATGAATATCATGATGACATATGGTCAGAAGTACTTGTAAGCAAGCATGTGCTCCTATTCTGTTCTGGGAATTCTTTACAAGTTTCTGCACCCACCCCCATCAGCACATGGAGCCAAACAGGGTGTCTGGGGCTCTCCAGGGAACTGTGGTATgcattatatttgtttttagcaTCCCAGATCTGCCCTACCAGGGTCTTGGTGCAGTCTCTCTTGCTCCCCCATCCTAAAACCTGCTCTTGAAAGAGTGGTAAGTCATAGTAACTAACAATATGGGTGTCCACTCTCCCCTGTGTATTACAAGGATTATAGCCTTTAGCTAGTTGGAGGCTCCTCAGGGAGAAGTGCTGTCTACTCTCATACTTCCTCCTTCCGGGAATGCAGCATCAGGAAAAATCATTTGGAACAATATAAAGAAGGAGATTTAGCCCTACCACCTAAATTGACCCTGGCAGTTGAGTAAGATAAAACATTGCAGTGAAATTGCACTCATGGCCAAAACGAAGCTCTAACTTTGGAATCTGGTTTCTATGCACAGTGGGCAGTATTGTATTGGATGGGGCAGCAGGCTTCCCAGCATCTGTGAAGTCACGTCACCTGGGCAATAGTCTACTATGCCTCTACCAGCCGCCTGTGGCCAGGAGTGTCACAGGCTTTCGATAGGTTGCTTGGTTCGAGACTCGACACTCATATCTCACCAAAGCAGACACTGGCACTTTGCACTGGGTTTGGGGTTCCACCTACTGCAACTGACATACTGCAGCTAAGCAGGCATGAATCACCTGGGGTTTTCCCCAATTTCATAGCCTTTTGGGAGTACAAGACCACATAGACTCCAAGTGAATGGGGTTCTACCTTAAATCTGAGTAGTTTCTAAGCAGTATAAATGTAtgactaattttttgttctttgtggtttttttttttttttttttgagacagggtctcattctgtcatccaggttggagtacagtggcatgatcttgactcactgcagcctcgacctccccagctcaagtgatccttccacctcagcctcctgagtagccaggaccacaggcacacaccaccgcacccagttcatttttttttatttt
This genomic stretch from Homo sapiens chromosome 14, GRCh38.p14 Primary Assembly harbors:
- the CDKL1 gene encoding cyclin-dependent kinase-like 1 isoform X6; this translates as MIQALTGMCIHRDVKPENILITKHSVIKLCDFGFARLLTGPSDYYTDYVATRWYRSPELLVGDTQYGPPVDVWAIGCVFAELLSGVPLWPGKSDVDQLYLIRKTLGDLIPRHQQVFSTNQYFSGVKIPDPEDMEPLELKFPNISYPALGLLKGCLHMDPTQRLTCEQLLHHPYFENIREIEDLAKEHNKPTRKTLRKSRKHHCFTETSKLQYLPQLTGSSILPALDNKKYYCDTKKLNYRFPNI